In Bradyrhizobium erythrophlei, a single genomic region encodes these proteins:
- a CDS encoding mannose-1-phosphate guanylyltransferase/mannose-6-phosphate isomerase, translating into MDKKIVPLIMCGGAGTRLWPASREVRPKQFLPLFGPRSTFQETILRVSDHQLFDRPIVITNKAYRFMVAEQLAEIGLAADILLEPMRRDSGPAIAAGSAFAETRATDAVVLALAADHVVADNAAFVAACREGLVAADQGRIVTFGVKPERAATEYGYINPGEAVSGQVRAVKQFVEKPDAAKAAEYVKAGYFWNSGNFMFRANVLLDEYRNVDAESVQSVSDAVTKAGRDLGFVTLDEAAFASANAISIDYAVMEKTKRAAVIPVACGWSDVGSWHAVWELSEKDGHGNAMQGAAVFEDSRNCNVSTDKALVALEGVDDLVVVATQDAVLVSRQKDANGLKRLVTKLKTVAPQVTEDHLKVHRPWGSYQSVDMGERHQVKRIIVKPGERLSLQKHHHRSEHWIVVRGAARVTVNEDIKIVHENESIYIPIGAVHRLENPGKILLELIEVQTGSYLGEDDIIRLEDDYRRS; encoded by the coding sequence ATGGACAAAAAGATTGTTCCACTGATCATGTGCGGCGGCGCCGGCACGCGGCTATGGCCGGCTTCCCGCGAGGTTCGTCCGAAACAATTCCTGCCTCTGTTCGGGCCACGTTCGACATTTCAGGAAACGATCCTGCGGGTCTCGGATCATCAGCTGTTCGATCGTCCGATCGTCATCACGAACAAGGCCTACCGTTTCATGGTCGCGGAGCAACTGGCCGAGATCGGCCTTGCTGCCGATATTCTGCTGGAGCCGATGCGTCGGGATTCCGGACCTGCGATTGCGGCAGGCAGCGCCTTTGCCGAAACCCGCGCGACCGACGCCGTGGTGCTGGCGCTCGCCGCCGATCATGTCGTTGCCGACAACGCGGCCTTTGTCGCGGCCTGCCGCGAGGGACTGGTCGCCGCTGATCAGGGGCGCATCGTCACCTTCGGCGTGAAGCCGGAGCGCGCCGCCACCGAATACGGCTATATCAATCCGGGCGAGGCGGTCTCGGGTCAGGTTCGCGCCGTCAAGCAATTCGTCGAGAAGCCCGATGCGGCCAAGGCCGCCGAATACGTCAAGGCCGGCTATTTCTGGAACAGCGGCAACTTCATGTTCCGCGCCAATGTGCTGCTCGACGAGTACCGCAATGTCGATGCGGAAAGCGTGCAGTCGGTTTCCGACGCGGTGACGAAAGCCGGCCGCGACCTCGGCTTCGTCACGCTGGATGAAGCAGCCTTTGCATCGGCGAACGCCATCTCGATCGACTATGCGGTGATGGAAAAGACCAAGCGCGCCGCGGTCATTCCGGTGGCCTGCGGCTGGTCCGATGTCGGATCGTGGCATGCGGTCTGGGAGTTGTCGGAGAAGGACGGACACGGCAATGCCATGCAGGGCGCAGCCGTGTTCGAGGATTCCCGCAACTGCAACGTTTCGACCGACAAGGCGCTGGTGGCGCTCGAGGGCGTCGACGACCTCGTCGTGGTCGCCACGCAGGATGCCGTGTTGGTGTCGCGCCAGAAGGACGCCAACGGGCTGAAACGGCTGGTCACGAAACTGAAGACCGTCGCCCCGCAGGTGACGGAAGATCATCTGAAGGTGCATCGCCCCTGGGGTTCCTACCAGTCCGTCGATATGGGCGAGCGGCACCAGGTCAAGCGCATCATCGTCAAACCGGGCGAACGGCTCTCATTGCAAAAGCATCACCACCGCTCCGAACACTGGATCGTGGTGCGGGGCGCCGCGCGCGTGACGGTGAACGAAGATATCAAGATCGTGCACGAGAATGAATCGATCTACATTCCGATCGGCGCGGTGCATCGGCTGGAGAATCCCGGCAAGATCTTGCTTGAACTGATCGAGGTTCAGACCGGGAGCTATCTCGGCGAAGACGATATCATCCGGCTCGAGGACGACTATCGCCGCTCGTGA